Proteins from one Ipomoea triloba cultivar NCNSP0323 chromosome 1, ASM357664v1 genomic window:
- the LOC116012238 gene encoding uncharacterized protein LOC116012238, whose translation MWKTGNYGLKPGTLQFQRKKRKDLRGMQKYSSVAPKAWFKRLHDFLISTGFSASKTDVSLFYYSSGTSKVFLLVYVDDIIMMGDDSALVDSLLLRLSTVFKIRDLGTPSFFLGIETLPVDGGLVLSQRRYMSDLLVRASMTDCKPLATPESVTQAVTPADEEFDNPTQYMRLAGALQYLTITRPDLSYAVNRLCQFMHTPTVEHWGLLKRVLRYVKGTLDYGLRIAPSPSTDIHAFSDSDWAGCPTDRKSTSGYAVFIGSNLISWVSRKQRTVVRSSTEAEYKGLADVSAEVTWVVSLLQELGLHSGRPATLWCDNLGTTYMCANPVFHARTKHVEIDYHFVRDKIASRDFQVNFVSTKDQLADIFTKPLPSTRFAALRSKLNVVSLQPCA comes from the exons ATGTGGAAAACTGGAAACTATGGTCTGAAACCGGGCACGCTTCAAtttcaaaggaaaaaaagaaaggatCTTCGTGGAATGCAGAAATATAGTAGTGTA GCTCCTAAGGCGTGGTTCAAGCGACTGCATGATTTTCTCATCTCCACCGGGTTCTCCGCTTCAAAAACTGATGTCTCTCTGTTTTACTATTCTAGTGGCACCTCTAAagtttttttgttggtttacgTGGACGACATCATCATGATGGGAGATGACTCGGCTCTAGTTGACTCTCTACTTCTGCGGCTATCAACGGTGTTCAAGATTAGGGATCTTGGAACTCCGAGTTTCTTTCTGGGTATCGAGACGCTTCCGGTTGACGGTGGCCTGGTTCTGTCGCAACGGCGTTATATGAGTGATTTATTAGTTCGGGCAAGTATGACTGATTGCAAGCCACTAGCAACACCGGAATCAGTCACTCAAGCAGTAACTCCCGCAGACGAGGAATTCGATAATCCGACCCAGTACATGCGGTTGGCTGGGGCACTACAATACTTGACTATCACTCGCCCGGATCTCTCTTATGCCGTTAATCGTCTGTGCCAGTTTATGCATACTCCCACTGTTGAGCATTGGGGTCTCCTGAAGCGGGTTCTTCGGTATGTTAAAGGCACTCTAGACTACGGGCTCCGGATCGCACCGTCGCCATCGACGGATATTCATGCTTTTTCCGACTCCGACTGGGCTGGGTGTCCGACAGATCGCaagtctactagtgggtatgcagtgtttaTTGGATCTAACTTGATCTCTTGGGTTTCCCGCAAGCAACGCACCGTCGTCCGCTCCTCAACCGAGGCTGAGTACAAGGGATTAGCTGATGTCTCCGCTGAGGTCACATGGGTCGTGTCGTTGCTACAAGAATTGGGGCTGCACTCTGGTCGACCCGCTACACTATGGTGTGACAACCTCGGCACAACATACATGTGCGCTAATCCAGTATTCCATGCTCGCACTAAAcatgtggagattgactaccacttcgTCAGGGACAAGATTGCCTCTAGGGACTTCCAGGTTAACTTCGTGTCGACTAAAGATCAACTggctgacatcttcaccaagccTCTTCCCTCTACACGGTTTGCTGCTCTCCGgtccaagctcaatgttgtttcTCTCCAACCatgtgcttga
- the LOC115996353 gene encoding cytochrome P450 98A3-like encodes MALALLPVSIALLFLAYKLYYKLRFNLPPGPRTLPIVGNLYHIKPLRFRHFAEWAQEYGPIFSVFFGSQLNVVVSTAALAKEVLKDNDHHLAHRFRTRSASNLSRNGMDLIWADYGAHYVKVRKLCNLELFTPKRLDSLRPIREDEVSAMVENIFRDCTKPGNSGKSLLMRKYLGSVAFNNITRLTFGKRFMNSEGEIDEQGQEFKGIVSNGIKIGAKLPMGEYVPWLRWAFKVDNEALESQASRRDRLTRRIMEEHTAARNKTGDTKQHFVDALLTLQNQYDLTDDTVIGLLWDMITAGMDTTTISAEWAMAELVKNPRVQHKAQEELDRVIGSDRIITESDFSQLPYLQCVAKEALRLHPPTPLMLPHKASTTVKIGGYDIPKNSIVHVNVWAVARDPGVWKEPLEFRPERFVEEDVDMKGHDYRLLPFGAGRRICPGTQLAINMVTSMLGHLMHHYTWTPPPGVKAEDIDMTESPGMVTYMHNPLQAVATPRLPAHLYKRVPYQM; translated from the exons ATGGCTCTAGCTTTACTACCCGTATCAATCGCTCTCCTCTTCCTCGCATACAAACTCTACTACAAACTACGCTTCAACCTCCCGCCGGGGCCCCGGACGTTGCCGATCGTCGGCAACCTCTACCACATAAAGCCCCTCAGGTTCCGGCACTTCGCGGAGTGGGCCCAAGAATACGGCCCCATATTCTCCGTCTTCTTCGGGTCACAGCTCAATGTGGTGGTCTCCACGGCGGCGCTGGCCAAGGAAGTGCTCAAGGACAACGACCACCACTTGGCCCACCGCTTCCGGACTAGATCCGCCTCTAACCTCAGCCGGAACGGCATGGATTTGATCTGGGCCGATTATGGGGCCCACTATGTCAAGGTCAGAAAGCTCTGCAATCTCGAACTCTTCACTCCTAAGCGCCTCGACTCTCTTAGACCCATCAGAGAAGATGAAGTGAGTGCCATGGTTGAGAACATCTTCAGAGACTGTACTAAACCAG GTAATAGTGGTAAAAGCTTGTTGATGAGGAAGTACTTGGGGTCAGTGGCATTCAACAACATAACCAGGTTGACATTTGGGAAGAGGTTTATGAATAGTGAGGGGGAGATTGATGAACAAGGGCAGGAGTTCAAGGGCATTGTATCCAATGGGATAAAGATTGGGGCGAAGCTCCCAATGGGAGAATATGTTCCATGGCTCCGTTGGGCATTCAAGGTTGACAATGAAGCTCTTGAGAGCCAAGCTTCTCGCAGAGACAGACTCACCAGGAGGATCATGGAGGAGCACACTGCTGCTCGCAACAAAACCGGTGATACCAAGCAACACTTTGTGGATGCCTTGCTCACTCTTCAAAACCAGTATGACCTTACAGATGACACTGTTATTGGTCTTCTTTGG GACATGATCACAGCAGGAATGGACACCACTACTATATCAGCAGAATGGGCAATGGCAGAACTTGTTAAGAACCCGAGGGTGCAACACAAGGCACAAGAAGAGCTAGACAGAGTAATTGGCTCAGATAGGATAATAACAGAGTCTGATTTCTCTCAGCTTCCATACCTTCAATGTGTAGCCAAGGAGGCACTCAGGCTCCACCCTCCAACTCCCCTAATGCTCCCCCACAAGGCCAGCACCACCGTCAAGATCGGAGGCTACGACATCCCCAAAAACTCCATCGTGCACGTCAACGTGTGGGCCGTAGCTCGCGATCCGGGCGTGTGGAAGGAGCCTCTGGAATTCCGACCTGAACGGTTCGTGGAGGAGGATGTGGACATGAAGGGGCACGACTATCGGCTCCTGCCCTTTGGCGCGGGGAGGCGCATATGCCCCGGCACACAGCTGGCCATCAACATGGTGACATCAATGCTGGGGCATTTGATGCACCATTATACATGGACGCCCCCTCCAGGAGTGAAGGCTGAGGATATTGACATGACAGAGAGCCCTGGAATGGTCACCTATATGCATAACCCATTGCAAGCTGTTGCTACTCCTAGATTGCCTGCACACTTGTACAAACGTGTGCCATATCAAATGTAA
- the LOC116012248 gene encoding mediator of RNA polymerase II transcription subunit 15a-like yields the protein MAGFSQKPIGNSQGKLARGSSGSIQPLLQVMKEIYWVEVIKLYKKAKESCLEPPNAELSVKYENTRVFVEKMIKFLQMSKVDFIQHSKEKVCQYMNLITNYLDEVRMKNSATLQKHLQQLQVPRTPPIMHQTGNGDFQFNQSTLGLSGGTPQSSSQLELSHPKASLLNSSGEVSIKGCEAAETLSRSSKRPMHQYIISWQQNANISASSSQSSSQSEQEQRPLRLPGSVANLDSTLSNRDHATSPPANTVNPFASALTLSQKTKQPMWQAIPLFTNIASALGSPLTQLQKVMQLEGQIVTEQKKLTQKSNEVNESKSNSSQLQPASPQNSQQSFPLSAISPSIALSPLTPLTPSSMSESPQKVSSSLGLSLFAGGIKAPKIQSEPDKLDSQSINTVGAHNMPLVMKSIHSEGNQQPKRAFERLLDAIGSISKESFCASVCDIGNVVNMIDMRAGTLCYPDYRGSIGDDLMDDVRCFLRKAKLRRHGTMMDDKMKRNINATDSTAFSRSLQGSDGMDWANNMSPEIVAKATSIIKCPNAELKSRVLEEIKETNQKLVETRVEMVVDSSEDNVHRLGAEENIIIRCSYSPMGFCENTLQRCTSSGIMFPEMLVLQLLVLGNYPKASPIVLDKSPDLFSTEEVRNGYREVKLRFNMSLRQLSEPMSIREMAKTWDICARQVFAEFAERMGGGSFSSPHQCAYVVQVELYRGIGRLGTVRIYSLIKRSGKVIAHSPLLGLTSMPLGDPWKIVRHDSMPKDVVLVDVEPTIGNHACCNSLHPDIVELGLFEYVV from the exons ATGGCTGGTTTTTCTCAGAAgccaataggaaattcacaagGCAAACTGGCAAGAGGCTCATCAGGTAGCATTCAGCCTTTG CTTCAAGTAATGAAGGAGATATACTGGGTTGAAGTTATTAAACTGTATAAGAAAGCAAAAGAATCGTGTCTTGAG CCACCAAATGCTGAGCTTTCTGTGAAATATGAAAACACCAGAGTGTTTGTGGAGAAAATGATCAAGTTCCTTCAAATGTCTAAAGTGGATTTTATTCAACATTCAAAGGAGAAAGTTTGCCAATACATGAACCTTATAACAAATTACCTTGATGAAGTAAGAATGAAGAATTCTGCTACATTGCAGAAGCATCTGCAGCAACTTCAGGTACCTAGAACACCTCCAATAATGCATCAAACAGGAAATGGTGACTTCCAGTTCAATCAGTCAACGTTAGGATTATCCGGCGGCACTCCTCAATCATCATCACAGCTAGAGCTTTCCCACCCAAAAGCAAGCCTTCTCAATTCTTCTGGGGAGGTTTCTATTAAAGGCTGTGAAGCTGCAGAGACTTTATCAAGAAGTTCAAAGCGGCCTATGCACCAATATATAATAAGCTGGCAACAAAATGCAAACATATCTGCATCGTCGTCTCAATCTAGTTCTCAAAGTGAACAGGAACAGAGACCTTTAAGATTGCCAGGGTCAGTGGCAAATCTGGACAGCACTCTATCCAATCGTGATCATGCAACTTCCCCGCCTGCAAATACTGTAAATCCCTTTGCTTCTGCATTGACACTATCACAGAAAACGAAGCAACCTATGTGGCAGGCAATTCCCTTGTTTACGAATATTGCTAGTGCCCTTGGCTCTCCATTGACACAATTACAGAAAGTAATGCAACTTGAGGGTCAGATAGTGACTGAGCAAAAGAAATTGACACAGAAATCTAACGAGGTGAATGAATCCAAG TCAAATTCAAGCCAACTTCAGCCTGCATCTCCTCAAAATTCTCAGCAATCTTTTCCACTATCTGCAATATCTCCATCCATTGCTCTGTCACCTTTAACACCCTTAACCCCCTCCTCTATGTCTGAGAGTCCCCAGAAGGTTTCTTCAAGTTTAGGACTATCATTATTTGCAGGAGGCATAAAGGCCCCCAAGATACAGTCTGAGCCAGACAAATTGGATTCCCAGTCAATCAATACAGTTGGAGCGCATAACATGCCCTTAGTCATGAAGAGCATTCACTCAGAAGGCAATCAGCAGCCTAAAAGAGCCTTTGAAAGATTGCTAGATGCG ATAGGATCAATATCAAAAGAATCATTTTGTGCATCTGTATGTGACATTGGTAATGTTGTCAATATGATTGACATGAGAGCTGGAACATTGTGCTACCCAGACTACAGAGGTTCAATTGGTGATGATCTGATGGATGATGTTAGATGTTTTCTCCGGAAAGCTAAGCTACGTCGACATGGAACTATGATGGATGATAAGATGAAGCGCAATATAAATGCCACTGATTCAACTGCTTTTTCTAGATCACTTCAGGGAAGTGATGGTATGGATTGGGCAAACAACATGTCACCAGAAATTGTGGCCAAAGCAACTTCTATTATCAAATGCCCAAATGCTGAG CTCAAAAGTAGAGTATtagaagaaatcaaagaaacaaatcAAAAGCTTGTTGAAACGCGAGTAGAGATGGTTGTTGATAGCAGTGAAGACAATGTTCACAGACTCGGAGCCGAAGAAAATATCATCATTAGGTGTTCATACTCTCCTATGGGTTTCTGTGAGAATACACTTCAACGATGCACTTCATCTGGAATAATG TTCCCAGAGATGCTAGTTCTGCAGCTGCTCGTCCTGGGCAACTATCCTAAAGCATCACCTATAGTGTTGGACAAGTCACCTGACCTCTTTAG CACTGAAGAAGTGAGAAATGGATACAGGGAAGTGAAGCTAAGGTTCAACATGTCTCTCCGTCAACTTTCTGAACCCATGTCGATTAGAGAAATGGCGAAAACGTGGGATATTTGTGCACGACAAGTTTTTGCGGAGTTTGCAGAGCGAATGGGTGGCGGCAGCTTCAGCTCA CCACATCAGTGCGCATATGTTGTACAAGTGGAGCTTTACAGGGGTATTGGTAGGCTTG GAACTGTTCGGATTTATTCTTTGATCAAGAGATCAGGGAAGGTCATTGCTCATTCACCATTGTTAGGATTGACTTCTATG CCTCTTGGGGATCCTTGGAAGATTGTTCGTCATGATTCCATGCCTAAAGACGTAGTCCTAGTCGATGTTGAACCGACGATAGGGAATCATGCTTGTTGTAATTCATTGCACCCGGACATAGTCGAGCTTGGACTCTTTGAGTACGTAGTTTGA